In Parvivirga hydrogeniphila, one genomic interval encodes:
- a CDS encoding DUF3866 family protein, whose translation MRLAWGEVVEVLETRLGLQRLAVRVDGRDAVAVCLPSLTGACAAGDRVLLNTTAVDLDLGTGGAHFIVARDDERGFSDASGGHIMKLRYTPLQRDVLAVEEQASEHAEALRDADDLGGVPVVCCPLHSHVLPVAAAIKEGVPDARVVYVMADDAALPLAISDAVAQMRAVGLLDGTVTTGHAFGGDLEAVTLHSGLLAAVRVLSADAVVAAIGPGVPGTGSVFGHGGVAAGEAINAVAALRGAPVAALRISFADPRERHRGVSHHSFVALGRVALARARVAVPRLEPPEADVVERALESAGIWERHERVIVDARMPDTRGVPMRSMGRSPHDDPVFFLAAAAAGSVAASLIRRPRRSRA comes from the coding sequence ATGCGTCTCGCGTGGGGCGAGGTCGTCGAAGTCCTCGAGACACGGCTTGGGCTCCAGCGTCTGGCGGTGCGCGTCGACGGGAGGGACGCGGTCGCCGTCTGCCTGCCGTCGCTCACGGGCGCGTGCGCTGCTGGTGACCGCGTGCTGCTGAACACCACGGCGGTCGACTTGGATCTTGGCACTGGCGGTGCCCACTTCATCGTGGCACGCGATGACGAGCGCGGGTTCTCAGACGCATCCGGCGGCCATATCATGAAGCTGCGCTACACGCCGCTGCAGCGAGACGTCCTAGCGGTGGAGGAGCAGGCGAGCGAGCATGCGGAGGCACTGCGCGACGCCGACGATCTGGGCGGCGTTCCCGTCGTCTGCTGCCCACTGCACTCGCATGTGCTTCCGGTCGCCGCTGCCATCAAGGAAGGGGTGCCGGATGCGCGCGTCGTGTACGTCATGGCGGACGACGCAGCGCTGCCTTTGGCGATATCGGATGCAGTCGCGCAGATGCGTGCGGTCGGTCTTCTGGACGGCACCGTGACGACGGGGCACGCGTTCGGCGGCGACTTGGAGGCGGTAACGCTGCACTCCGGGCTCTTGGCGGCGGTGCGCGTGCTCTCTGCGGACGCGGTGGTAGCAGCGATCGGCCCCGGTGTCCCCGGCACGGGCAGCGTGTTCGGGCACGGGGGCGTCGCAGCAGGGGAGGCCATCAACGCGGTCGCGGCGCTTCGCGGTGCTCCTGTTGCGGCGCTGCGGATCTCGTTCGCGGACCCGCGCGAACGGCATCGAGGCGTGAGCCATCACTCGTTCGTTGCGCTCGGACGCGTCGCGCTCGCCCGCGCCCGGGTGGCGGTGCCGCGTCTCGAGCCGCCCGAGGCCGATGTCGTCGAGCGCGCCTTGGAGTCTGCGGGCATCTGGGAGCGGCACGAGCGGGTGATCGTCGACGCGCGCATGCCGGACACGAGGGGCGTTCCGATGCGCTCCATGGGGCGGAGCCCTCACGACGATCCCGTGTTCTTCCTGGCTGCGGCGGCGGCCGGCTCGGTGGCTGCCTCGCTCATACGGCGTCCGCGAAGAAGTCGTGCTTAG
- a CDS encoding CTP synthase: MATKHIFVTGGVVSSLGKGITAASLGRLLKARGLKVTIQKLDPYLNVDPGTMSPFQHGEVFVTDDGGETDLDLGHYERFIDESLSRECNVTAGSVYQSLIAKERRGDFLGGTVQVIPHVTNEIKDRIVRLAEQTQPDVIITEVGGTVGDIESLPFLEAIRQMRKDRGRDNVCYIHVTLVPYIAASGELKTKPTQHSVQELRSIGILPDFIVCRSDRPIDTGIRRKIALFCDVEPQAVISAVDAESIYEVPLTLKEQGLDAMVIERLGLACGEADLTEWEAFVAHRKELSREVDIALVGKYVQLPDAYLSVTEALQHAGIYHDHKVNVHWVDAERLTPDEVEDALKPYDGILVPGGFGIRGIEGKIRAAQYAREHKVPYLGICLGMQVAVCEFARNVAGLEGANSSEFDPVTEHPVIDLMREQENVRDMGGTMRLGAYPCKVTPGTKAWEAYGEEVIYERHRHRYEVNNAYRQTLVDAGLVISGVSPDGRLVEMVELPGHPWFVGNQGHPEFKSRPTRPAPLFRDFVGAAVRRRAERS, from the coding sequence ATGGCGACGAAGCACATCTTCGTGACGGGCGGCGTGGTCTCATCGCTTGGCAAGGGCATCACGGCAGCGTCGCTCGGGCGGCTTCTCAAGGCCCGCGGGCTCAAAGTCACCATCCAGAAGCTCGATCCGTACCTCAACGTCGATCCCGGCACCATGAGCCCGTTCCAGCACGGAGAGGTGTTCGTCACCGACGACGGCGGCGAGACGGACCTGGACCTCGGCCACTACGAGCGCTTCATCGATGAGTCGCTCTCGCGGGAGTGCAACGTCACCGCAGGCTCCGTGTACCAATCGCTCATCGCCAAGGAGCGCCGCGGAGACTTCTTGGGCGGGACGGTGCAGGTGATCCCGCACGTCACGAACGAGATCAAGGACCGCATCGTCAGGCTCGCCGAGCAAACGCAGCCGGACGTCATCATCACCGAAGTCGGCGGGACGGTCGGTGACATCGAATCGCTGCCGTTCTTGGAAGCGATCCGCCAGATGCGCAAAGACCGCGGACGCGACAACGTCTGCTACATCCACGTGACGCTCGTCCCGTACATCGCCGCTTCCGGCGAGCTCAAGACGAAGCCGACGCAGCACTCCGTGCAGGAGCTCCGCAGCATCGGCATCCTGCCCGACTTCATCGTCTGCCGCTCCGACCGCCCGATCGACACCGGCATCCGCCGCAAGATCGCGCTGTTCTGCGACGTAGAGCCGCAGGCTGTCATCTCGGCGGTCGACGCGGAGAGCATCTATGAGGTCCCGCTGACGCTCAAAGAGCAGGGGCTGGACGCGATGGTGATCGAGCGGCTGGGCCTTGCGTGCGGCGAGGCCGACCTGACCGAATGGGAGGCCTTCGTCGCGCACCGCAAGGAGCTCTCGCGCGAGGTGGACATCGCGCTGGTGGGCAAGTACGTGCAGCTGCCCGACGCATACCTGTCGGTGACCGAGGCGCTCCAGCACGCGGGCATCTACCACGACCACAAGGTGAACGTCCACTGGGTCGACGCGGAGCGTCTGACACCGGACGAGGTGGAGGACGCGCTGAAGCCGTACGACGGCATCCTCGTGCCGGGCGGGTTCGGCATCCGCGGCATCGAAGGCAAGATCAGGGCGGCGCAGTACGCGCGCGAGCACAAGGTGCCGTACCTCGGCATCTGCCTCGGCATGCAGGTCGCGGTCTGCGAGTTCGCTCGCAACGTCGCCGGTCTGGAGGGCGCCAACTCGAGCGAATTCGACCCGGTCACGGAGCACCCGGTCATCGATCTCATGCGAGAGCAGGAGAACGTGCGCGACATGGGCGGGACGATGCGGCTTGGCGCGTACCCCTGCAAGGTGACGCCGGGGACGAAGGCGTGGGAAGCATACGGCGAGGAGGTCATCTACGAGCGTCATCGGCACCGCTACGAGGTGAACAACGCCTACCGGCAGACGCTCGTGGACGCGGGCCTCGTGATCAGCGGCGTGTCGCCTGACGGTCGCCTGGTGGAGATGGTCGAGCTTCCCGGTCACCCCTGGTTCGTCGGGAATCAGGGGCACCCGGAGTTCAAGAGCCGCCCGACGCGGCCCGCTCCGCTGTTCCGCGACTTCGTCGGCGCCGCGGTACGCCGGCGCGCCGAGCGCTCGTAG